A single window of Leptospiraceae bacterium DNA harbors:
- a CDS encoding HigA family addiction module antidote protein: MKKLPNIHPGEILSEEFLIPMGISAYRLAKETKINPTRVNEIVNGKRGISVDTALRFYIPNVKSKFPRGLSMSSVWYRPNTFS, from the coding sequence ATGAAAAAATTACCCAATATACATCCAGGCGAAATCTTATCAGAAGAATTCTTAATTCCTATGGGTATTTCTGCGTATAGACTCGCAAAGGAAACAAAAATCAATCCAACTAGAGTCAACGAAATTGTCAACGGCAAACGCGGAATATCCGTTGATACTGCGTTACGATTTTATATACCAAACGTAAAAAGTAAATTTCCACGAGGACTTTCTATGAGTAGTGTTTGGTATAGACCGAACACATTTTCTTGA
- a CDS encoding 1-acyl-sn-glycerol-3-phosphate acyltransferase → MNKIFSFLFWGFVTITSILFFFIAVAIWSLSLIFDRKRKWLLHQFTSFWASLYSWLNPLWILKIYGREHIDSKKTYVCVSNHQSLLDILILFRLFSHFKWVSKIENFKIPFIGWNMRLNDYIELDRGKVKSNAKMMKDCAKTIANQNSIMIFPEGTRSLDGIMRAFKLGAFEIAKETKTAILPIVIKGTAHALPKGGIELQGKHPMSITVLPEIPYSDFASLSSEELCELVRNKIQEELDRVSG, encoded by the coding sequence ATGAATAAAATATTCTCTTTTCTCTTTTGGGGTTTCGTAACAATCACTTCGATTCTTTTCTTTTTTATAGCGGTGGCTATTTGGAGTTTGTCGCTTATATTCGACAGAAAAAGAAAATGGCTCTTACATCAATTCACAAGCTTCTGGGCTTCACTCTATTCCTGGCTCAATCCACTTTGGATTTTGAAAATTTATGGAAGAGAGCATATTGATTCGAAGAAAACTTATGTTTGCGTATCCAATCATCAATCTCTTCTCGACATTCTTATTTTATTTCGACTCTTCTCTCATTTCAAATGGGTTTCCAAAATTGAGAATTTTAAAATTCCATTCATTGGATGGAATATGCGCTTGAATGATTATATCGAACTAGATAGAGGAAAAGTAAAAAGCAATGCAAAGATGATGAAAGATTGCGCAAAGACGATTGCGAATCAAAACTCAATCATGATTTTTCCAGAAGGAACTCGCTCTCTTGACGGTATTATGCGTGCCTTTAAACTAGGTGCATTTGAAATCGCAAAAGAAACAAAGACTGCAATTTTACCAATTGTAATCAAAGGCACAGCCCACGCTCTACCAAAAGGCGGAATCGAGCTACAAGGCAAACATCCTATGAGTATCACAGTTCTTCCTGAAATACCCTACAGCGATTTCGCATCATTATCCTCGGAAGAATTATGCGAACTAGTTAGAAATAAGATACAGGAAGAATTGGATAGGGTAAGTGGGTAA